One part of the Populus alba chromosome 18, ASM523922v2, whole genome shotgun sequence genome encodes these proteins:
- the LOC118051166 gene encoding probable protein phosphatase 2C 59, with the protein MGYLNSVLSSSSQVYADDAPVSGGGLSQNGKFSYGYASSPGKRSSMEDFYETRIDGVDGEIVGLFGVFDGHGGARAAEYVKHNLFSNLIKHPKFISDTKSAIVDAYNHTDSEFLKSENNQNRDAGSTASTAILVGDRLLVANVGDSRAVICRGGNAIAVSRDHKPDQTDERQRIEDAGGFVMWAGTWRVGGVLAVSRAFGDRLLKQYVVADPEIQEEKVDRSLEFLILASDGLWDVVSNEEAVEMIKPVTDPEQAAKRLLQEAYQRGSADNITCVVVHFLGNQGTTSHSGSV; encoded by the exons ATGGGGTATTTGAATTCAGTTTTATCATCTTCAAGCCAAGTTTATGCTGATGATGCACCAGTAAGCGGTGGCGGTCTCag TCAGAATGGAAAATTCAGTTATGGATATGCAAGCTCTCCAGGGAAGAGATCTTCCATGGAAGATTTTTATGAGACAAGAATTGATGGTGTTGATGGAGAGATAGTTGGTCTTTTTGGAGTTTTTGATG GTCATGGAGGTGCACGAGCTGCTGAATATGTGAAACATAACCTTTTTAGCAATCTGATCAAACATCCAAAATTTATTTCTGACACCAAATCAGCTATAG TTGATGCTTACAATCACACAGACTCTGAATTTCTGAAATCAGAAAATAATCAGAACAGGGATGCTGGATCAACTGCTTCTACAGCTATTCTTGTTGGTGATCGTTTGCTTGTCGCTAATGTTGGAGATTCCAGAGCTGTCATTTGCCGGGGTGGTAACG CTATTGCTGTTTCCCGAGATCACAAGCCAGACCAGACTGATGAACGACAGCGGATTGAAGATGCTGGAGGATTTGTCATGTGGGCAG GTACTTGGAGAGTTGGTGGCGTCCTAGCTGTCTCCCGTGCATTTGGTGATAGGCTTTTGAAGCAGTATGTTGTTGCTGATCCAGAAATCCAG GAGGAAAAGGTTGACAGGTCCCTTGAGTTTCTCATCCTTGCAAGTGATGGATTATGGGACGTTGTTTCAAACGAG GAAGCTGTTGAAATGATCAAGCCAGTCACGGACCCAGAGCAGGCAGCAAAGAGGTTGTTGCAGGAGGCGTACCAGAGAGGAAGTGCAGATAACATCACCTGTGTTGTCGTTCATTTCTTGGGCAATCAAGGCACTACATCTCACAGTGGCTCCGTGTGA